In a genomic window of Scyliorhinus torazame isolate Kashiwa2021f chromosome 5, sScyTor2.1, whole genome shotgun sequence:
- the LOC140422059 gene encoding uncharacterized protein, which translates to MEKPWKCGDCGKGFRAPSKLEAHRRIHSGERPFTCSQCGKGFIQLSNLQRHQRCNTGEKPFTCSQFGKRFTQLSSLNSHHRVHTGVTPFTCSECGKRFTRLSSLKSHQRVHTGETPFTCSQCGKRFTHLSSMRRHQRVHTGERPFTCSQCGKGFTHLFNLQTHHRLHTGERPFTCSDCGKEFSRLSHLQTHQRIHTGEKPFSCSQCGKRFNDSSALRKHQRVHTGERLFTCSVCGRGFTQLSTLQTHQQIHTGERPFTCSDCGQTFSRLSSLQRHQRVHTGEKQFTCSQCGKEFTRLSSLQTHQRVHTGEKLFTCSDCGKGFTQLSTLRVHERVHTGERPFTCSVCGKGSSQSSDLLRHQRVHK; encoded by the coding sequence atggagaaaccgtggaaatgtggggactgtgggaagggattcagggccccaTCAAAGCtcgaagctcatcgacgcattcacagtggggagaggccgttcacctgctctcagtgtggaaagggattcattcagttatccaacctgcagagacatcagcggtgtaacactggggagaaaccgtttacCTGTTCTCAgtttgggaagagattcactcagttatccagcctgaactcacaccatcgagttcacactggggtgacgccattcacctgctctgagtgtgggaaaagattcactcggttatccagcctgaagtcacaccagcgagttcacacaggggagacaccgttcacctgctctcagtgtgggaagagattcactcacttatccagcatgcggagacatcagcgagttcacactggggagaggccattcacctgctctcagtgtgggaagggattcactcacttattcaatctgcagacacaccaccgacttcacaccggggagaggccattcacctgctctgactgtggaaaggAATTCTCTCGACTATCCCacctgcaaacacaccagcgaattcacactggggaaaagccatttagttgctctcaatgtgggaaacgaTTCAAtgattcatccgccctgcggaaacatcagcgagttcacactggggagaggctgttcacctgctctgtgtgtgggcggggattcactcagttatccaccctgcagacacaccagcaaatacacactggggagaggccattcacctgctctgactgtgggcagacattctctcggttatccagcctgcagagacaccagcgagttcacactggggagaagcaattcacctgctctcagtgtgggaaggaattcactcggttatccagcctgcagacacaccagagagttcacactggggagaagctatttacctgctctgactgtgggaagggatttactcagttatccacacTGCGagtacacgagcgagttcacactggagagaggcccttcacctgctcagtgtgtgggaaaggatcCAGTC